In Deltaproteobacteria bacterium, a single window of DNA contains:
- the moaA gene encoding GTP 3',8-cyclase MoaA, protein MSNASNNRADTLKDRFGRDLTYLRVSVTDRCNQRCAYCAPAEFKDRTEILSYGEITRIIKTLVTLGVKKVRLTGGEPLIRKDIEKLAAMLASLKGIEDLSLTTNAILLKQYAKPLKDAGLRRVNVSLDTLDAARFKSITGGGDLAKVLGGIDEALKQGLTPLKINTVIMKGFNEDELARIIDYARERDIWIRFIECMPMSDGFDWKAAYISVDDIIKRPDIMERVDTSAAPEKGRSAAYMLPLKSGSGKVGFISPMSNKFCDGCNRLRLTADGKLRACLPADSDVDLKDAIRAGADDSELVAMIRKAVLLKPESGEYNYENTGRDRSMIHIGG, encoded by the coding sequence ATGTCAAACGCTTCCAATAACCGCGCCGACACGTTAAAAGACCGTTTTGGCCGCGACCTTACATATCTTAGAGTATCTGTCACGGACCGCTGCAACCAGAGGTGCGCGTACTGTGCGCCTGCAGAGTTCAAGGACAGAACGGAAATACTTAGCTACGGCGAAATTACGCGCATTATAAAAACGCTCGTAACGCTTGGCGTAAAGAAAGTGCGCCTAACGGGCGGAGAGCCACTTATCCGTAAGGACATAGAAAAGCTTGCTGCAATGCTCGCCTCGCTAAAAGGCATCGAGGACCTTTCGCTCACCACCAACGCCATACTGCTAAAACAATACGCAAAGCCGCTTAAGGACGCGGGCCTAAGGCGCGTAAATGTCAGCCTTGATACACTCGATGCAGCGCGTTTTAAGTCCATCACAGGCGGCGGAGACCTCGCAAAGGTGCTTGGCGGCATAGACGAGGCGCTAAAGCAGGGGCTCACTCCCCTCAAGATAAACACAGTCATCATGAAGGGCTTTAACGAGGACGAGCTTGCGCGTATCATCGACTACGCACGGGAGCGCGATATCTGGATACGCTTTATAGAGTGCATGCCCATGAGCGACGGCTTCGATTGGAAGGCTGCCTATATATCCGTAGACGATATCATAAAACGCCCCGATATAATGGAGCGCGTGGATACATCGGCTGCCCCTGAAAAAGGCAGGAGCGCGGCATACATGCTTCCGTTAAAAAGCGGCAGCGGCAAGGTCGGGTTCATCTCTCCCATGTCCAATAAATTCTGCGATGGCTGTAACAGGCTTCGCCTGACTGCAGACGGAAAGCTCAGGGCCTGTTTGCCGGCTGATTCGGACGTTGACCTTAAAGACGCCATAAGAGCCGGCGCGGACGACTCAGAACTCGTAGCGATGATAAGGAAGGCAGTGCTTCTAAAGCCAGAGTCCGGCGAATACAACTACGAAAACACCGGCAGAGACAGGTCCATGATACACATCGGAGGATGA
- a CDS encoding TOBE domain-containing protein translates to MKLSGRNQLPGEVVEIKKGDVVSEVVIKAGEHLIAGVITTTSVENMGLKVGDRVTALIKATEVSFIK, encoded by the coding sequence ATGAAACTTTCCGGAAGAAACCAGCTCCCTGGCGAGGTGGTTGAGATAAAAAAAGGCGACGTTGTAAGCGAGGTGGTGATCAAGGCAGGCGAGCACCTCATAGCAGGCGTTATCACCACAACGAGTGTCGAGAACATGGGGCTTAAAGTTGGCGACCGTGTGACCGCGCTTATAAAGGCAACTGAAGTTTCCTTCATAAAATGA
- the modA gene encoding molybdate ABC transporter substrate-binding protein: MRLLVVAFFIALTALSALNAHADKKAVTVAVSANALAPVKEIAAAFEKKTGVKVTVISGSTGKLYSQIEQGAPFDIFLSADNTHTVKLEDKGLAIKGSRFVYAEGSLALAIKKDYSTLDIKAALSKAKKIAIANPSTAPYGAAAIEALKRLGIHSEAEKKFVYGESAAQAYAFFKSGNVDAAFIPLSSVYGAGSTHIPVDAKLHTPILQEAVLLKNASKEAAEFANFLKSAKSLEIFKKYGYTVITAKKLAKP, translated from the coding sequence ATGAGGCTCCTCGTAGTAGCCTTCTTCATAGCGCTAACCGCCCTCTCCGCTTTAAACGCCCATGCGGACAAAAAGGCCGTCACAGTGGCAGTATCAGCGAACGCGCTCGCCCCTGTAAAGGAAATCGCGGCCGCATTCGAAAAGAAGACGGGCGTAAAGGTCACGGTCATCTCGGGCTCGACCGGAAAGCTCTACTCTCAAATCGAACAAGGCGCGCCCTTCGATATTTTTCTCTCCGCAGACAACACGCACACCGTAAAGCTCGAAGACAAAGGGCTCGCAATCAAGGGCTCCCGCTTTGTGTACGCCGAGGGCTCGCTCGCTTTGGCAATAAAAAAGGATTACTCTACCCTCGACATCAAGGCCGCATTATCAAAGGCAAAGAAAATAGCAATAGCCAACCCTTCAACTGCCCCGTACGGCGCTGCTGCAATCGAGGCGCTAAAGAGGCTCGGCATACACAGCGAGGCCGAGAAAAAATTCGTGTACGGCGAAAGCGCTGCGCAGGCATACGCGTTCTTCAAGAGCGGCAACGTGGACGCTGCGTTCATTCCCCTGTCGTCGGTGTATGGCGCTGGCAGCACCCATATCCCCGTTGACGCAAAGCTGCACACGCCAATCCTTCAAGAGGCAGTGCTCCTTAAAAACGCGTCAAAAGAGGCCGCAGAGTTCGCTAACTTCCTCAAATCGGCCAAGTCATTGGAAATATTTAAGAAATACGGCTACACCGTCATAACAGCCAAAAAGCTTGCCAAGCCATAA
- the modB gene encoding molybdate ABC transporter permease subunit — protein sequence MDWQPFYISLKLALVTTIVLMVIAAPLAYWLSTTNFRGRAAIEAIVALPIVLPPTVLGFFVLVALGNHSPIGQFFTSVFGSTLAFTFTGLVIASVLYSLPFAVQPMQNSFESINKGLFDAARTLGLTKWQCFLKVALPASKRGLLCGAMLAFAHTVGEFGVVLMVGGSIPGETKVASIAIYENVEMLDFHSAAAMSAVLLVFSFAVLSIVYYLGRKNAQFALR from the coding sequence ATGGACTGGCAGCCTTTTTACATATCGCTAAAGCTTGCGCTCGTGACGACGATTGTGCTCATGGTCATAGCCGCGCCGCTTGCGTACTGGCTCTCTACAACCAACTTTCGTGGCCGCGCAGCAATCGAGGCAATTGTGGCCCTTCCCATAGTGCTTCCTCCGACTGTGCTCGGGTTTTTCGTGCTCGTAGCGCTTGGCAACCACTCGCCCATAGGCCAGTTCTTTACATCCGTATTCGGCTCTACCCTTGCCTTCACCTTTACCGGGCTTGTCATCGCTTCCGTGCTCTACAGCCTGCCCTTTGCAGTGCAGCCAATGCAAAATTCATTCGAGTCCATAAACAAGGGGCTATTCGACGCCGCGAGAACGCTTGGCCTGACAAAGTGGCAGTGCTTTCTAAAGGTCGCACTCCCGGCATCGAAGAGAGGGCTGCTTTGCGGCGCAATGCTTGCCTTCGCGCACACAGTCGGCGAGTTCGGAGTCGTTTTGATGGTTGGCGGCAGCATACCCGGGGAAACAAAAGTAGCGAGCATCGCAATCTACGAAAACGTCGAGATGCTGGATTTCCACTCTGCGGCAGCAATGTCGGCTGTGCTTCTCGTGTTCTCGTTTGCGGTGCTTTCAATTGTCTATTACCTCGGAAGAAAGAACGCGCAGTTTGCGCTAAGATAA
- a CDS encoding ATP-binding cassette domain-containing protein, translating into MTIITVKKKLKQFTLDVSLKFGREMAVLGGANGSGKTTLLRIIAGLEAPDEGCISVAGKVFFDNSENLMPEERITGYVSQDPSLFPWLTVEDNIRFGSKGSVDTDWFASLLKNLDLAHLASRYPATLSGGEAQRVSLARTLFPRPRILLMDEPFSAIDKDMRPRLRQYLKDLQEKWQIPAIIVSHDHAETHVLGDKVFELTDGKITARGERGKIAASTLISY; encoded by the coding sequence ATGACGATAATAACCGTAAAAAAGAAGCTAAAGCAGTTCACCCTAGACGTCTCGCTTAAATTCGGCAGGGAGATGGCTGTGCTTGGCGGCGCAAACGGCTCGGGTAAAACCACACTTCTACGAATCATCGCCGGGCTCGAGGCCCCGGACGAAGGCTGTATCTCGGTAGCCGGAAAGGTATTTTTCGATAACTCGGAGAACCTTATGCCCGAGGAGCGCATTACCGGATACGTCTCGCAGGACCCGTCTCTATTTCCGTGGCTCACTGTGGAAGACAACATACGCTTTGGCTCGAAAGGCTCGGTCGATACCGACTGGTTTGCTTCGCTTTTAAAGAACCTCGACCTCGCGCACCTTGCTTCGCGCTACCCTGCTACACTCTCTGGCGGCGAAGCACAGCGCGTATCGCTTGCAAGGACGCTATTTCCAAGACCAAGGATACTACTCATGGACGAGCCCTTCTCTGCAATCGATAAGGACATGAGACCGAGGCTTAGACAATACTTAAAAGACCTTCAGGAGAAGTGGCAGATACCGGCGATAATAGTATCGCACGACCACGCCGAGACGCACGTGCTTGGCGATAAGGTCTTTGAACTCACAGACGGAAAAATCACTGCCAGGGGCGAGAGAGGCAAGATTGCGGCCTCCACCCTCATCTCGTACTGA
- the moaC gene encoding cyclic pyranopterin monophosphate synthase MoaC, with translation MGKLTHFDKKGMPRMVDVGAKASTERTAVARGTILMEKSTLALIKKGGIKKGDVMSVADVAAVMGAKKTPEIIPMCHPLQLTNIEVAFDTKEAGKRAALNVTVTAKCNGQTGVEMEALTGAAIALLTVYDMCKAADKGMTITNVELMEKLGGKSGHWKRSNMGKRSNMGKRSTMGKRTN, from the coding sequence ATGGGAAAGCTCACGCACTTCGATAAAAAAGGCATGCCGCGCATGGTGGACGTAGGGGCAAAGGCCTCGACAGAGAGAACGGCAGTAGCCAGAGGAACCATCCTCATGGAGAAGTCCACACTTGCGCTTATAAAAAAAGGCGGCATCAAAAAGGGCGATGTGATGAGTGTGGCTGACGTTGCGGCCGTTATGGGCGCGAAGAAAACACCTGAAATAATACCAATGTGCCACCCGCTGCAACTTACGAACATAGAGGTGGCATTCGACACAAAGGAAGCGGGCAAGAGAGCCGCCCTTAACGTCACGGTCACCGCAAAGTGCAACGGTCAAACTGGCGTTGAGATGGAGGCATTGACAGGCGCCGCAATCGCCCTTCTTACCGTGTACGACATGTGCAAGGCAGCGGATAAAGGCATGACGATTACGAACGTCGAGCTTATGGAGAAGCTTGGCGGCAAGAGCGGACATTGGAAGAGAAGTAACATGGGGAAGAGAAGTAACATGGGGAAAAGAAGCACTATGGGGAAGAGAACGAATTAA
- a CDS encoding MoaD/ThiS family protein has product MIKVLFFGILSSKTGVKETSIEARSGMKVGDLLKELRKLYPALPNAPYMVAVNEEQAKQNTTIKDKDEVAIMPPFSGG; this is encoded by the coding sequence ATGATAAAGGTTTTGTTCTTCGGCATACTCTCATCAAAGACAGGGGTAAAGGAAACATCCATTGAGGCAAGGTCCGGCATGAAGGTTGGCGACCTCCTAAAGGAACTCCGGAAACTCTACCCAGCTCTGCCCAATGCCCCCTACATGGTGGCAGTGAACGAAGAACAGGCAAAGCAGAATACGACAATAAAGGACAAGGACGAGGTGGCGATAATGCCGCCCTTCTCAGGTGGATAA
- a CDS encoding molybdenum cofactor biosynthesis protein MoaE codes for MAAYEKVRVQTKDFSIEKEVKLLRKSSKKIGAVVTFLGTARDFSEGKNVKAIEFEQYRDMALKALKKLRTDAMKKFKVIDISIVHRVARVKPGDQIVVINAASMHRKDAFLACQWCIDTLKKTVPIWKKEFTPSGESWVTEHP; via the coding sequence ATGGCTGCATACGAAAAAGTAAGGGTACAGACAAAAGATTTTTCCATAGAAAAGGAAGTAAAACTTCTTCGCAAGAGCTCGAAAAAAATCGGCGCGGTCGTGACCTTCCTTGGAACTGCCAGGGACTTCTCTGAAGGCAAGAACGTCAAGGCCATAGAGTTCGAGCAGTACAGAGACATGGCCTTAAAGGCGCTAAAAAAACTCAGAACCGACGCCATGAAAAAGTTCAAGGTAATAGACATATCGATTGTCCACCGTGTGGCACGCGTAAAGCCAGGCGACCAGATAGTCGTTATAAACGCCGCATCCATGCACAGAAAGGACGCGTTCCTTGCGTGCCAGTGGTGCATAGATACGCTAAAGAAAACCGTCCCCATCTGGAAAAAAGAATTCACCCCGTCTGGCGAGTCCTGGGTAACGGAGCATCCGTGA
- the mobB gene encoding molybdopterin-guanine dinucleotide biosynthesis protein B — translation MKTPPIISIVGLSGSGKTTLTEKVIAILAKKKYKVASIKHSCHPHPLDAKGKDSWRHKNAGAIRTVFAGPKAMQLITDVKGEKTPKEIAKEFFLGMDVVIVEGFLHSKTDKIEVVRKERSEEPVLTPKKGLVAIVTDIKGLAPFKNTPVFDLNDAKSVAAFIITRLKLK, via the coding sequence GTGAAAACGCCGCCCATAATATCGATTGTCGGGCTCTCGGGCTCGGGGAAAACCACACTTACGGAAAAGGTCATCGCCATACTCGCGAAAAAGAAGTACAAGGTGGCCTCGATAAAGCACTCGTGCCACCCTCACCCGCTTGATGCAAAAGGCAAGGACTCGTGGCGTCATAAAAACGCAGGGGCTATACGCACCGTGTTCGCGGGGCCAAAGGCCATGCAGCTCATCACAGACGTAAAGGGCGAAAAGACGCCAAAGGAAATAGCAAAGGAATTTTTCTTGGGCATGGACGTGGTAATAGTCGAGGGCTTTCTTCACTCCAAGACCGACAAGATAGAAGTAGTCAGAAAGGAACGCTCCGAGGAGCCGGTACTTACGCCGAAAAAAGGGCTTGTGGCAATCGTCACGGACATAAAGGGCCTTGCCCCGTTCAAGAACACGCCGGTCTTCGACTTAAACGACGCAAAAAGTGTTGCGGCATTCATAATAACAAGGCTAAAGCTAAAATGA
- a CDS encoding molybdenum cofactor guanylyltransferase, with protein sequence MTGAGLNITDAVCIILVGGESKRMQPLTPDKSKAVFGGKTLLQNVYDRVSYLFDETLVSARDERYVSGISGKIRTIKDAFPGRGPAVGICSAMAVNKASWAFVVGCDHPLAAAPLIRHLAALRHDYDCVIPEANGRLEPLFAFYSKRFSDMLTAEVQRSGSISITDFIKALGTRAYIVKEADIKKHDPALLSFLDVDTPEELKAAEEKYLRQKYEKEHKS encoded by the coding sequence ATGACAGGCGCAGGACTTAACATAACCGACGCAGTGTGCATAATACTCGTTGGCGGCGAATCAAAGAGAATGCAACCGCTAACGCCGGATAAATCCAAGGCGGTATTTGGCGGAAAAACGCTCTTGCAAAACGTCTACGACCGCGTAAGCTACCTCTTTGACGAAACGCTCGTAAGCGCCAGAGACGAACGCTACGTAAGCGGGATTAGCGGCAAAATCAGGACCATTAAGGACGCATTCCCGGGTAGAGGCCCTGCAGTGGGCATTTGCTCTGCCATGGCAGTTAACAAGGCCTCATGGGCCTTTGTCGTAGGCTGCGACCATCCGCTTGCAGCTGCGCCGCTCATCCGCCACCTCGCGGCACTAAGGCACGACTACGACTGCGTCATACCGGAGGCAAACGGAAGACTGGAGCCGCTCTTTGCGTTTTATTCGAAAAGGTTTTCCGATATGCTAACTGCCGAAGTCCAGCGAAGCGGCTCAATAAGCATAACGGATTTCATAAAAGCGCTTGGCACAAGGGCTTACATCGTAAAAGAAGCTGACATAAAGAAGCACGACCCGGCCCTCTTAAGCTTCCTCGACGTAGACACTCCAGAAGAGCTCAAAGCGGCAGAGGAAAAGTACCTTAGACAAAAATACGAAAAGGAACATAAAAGCTGA
- a CDS encoding molybdopterin molybdotransferase MoeA, with amino-acid sequence MKTITEAQELVLSHVTASKAENVALLDSMGRVLAEDVQSNRNHPPYDISAMDGYAVKFSDIKGATKDKPAILKIVDDIKAGAEPKCSVEKGQASRIMTGAPVPKGIDTIVRVEDTDCNDTEVKIFTEWPRESNLRKMGENLKTGDTVLKAGTDIGPAEVGILAMVKKAEVKVHKKPRIAILSTGDELEALTEPFNERKIPDANSYTVLSQLRAAGADPELIGIAKDSPESLREHLKKALTYDGMVVSGGVSVGHHDFVRPTLTELGIDMLFWRVAIRPGHPFAFGVTKDNKPVFALPGNPVSSMVCAEEFIIPAVRRMTGAKKAFRRTVRARLTHEVKDKRGRTHFMRVKLEKTPNEYLATLTGSQGSGILMSMVEADGLMVMPKDADHLIKGCIVTVQLLNIYGADSFQEIPDINE; translated from the coding sequence ATGAAAACGATTACAGAAGCGCAGGAACTGGTGCTCTCGCACGTGACGGCCTCAAAGGCCGAAAATGTCGCCCTGCTCGACTCCATGGGCCGCGTGCTTGCCGAAGATGTTCAAAGCAACCGTAACCACCCGCCCTACGACATATCGGCAATGGACGGCTATGCCGTGAAGTTTTCAGATATAAAAGGAGCGACTAAGGATAAACCCGCTATCCTGAAAATCGTCGACGACATAAAGGCAGGCGCCGAGCCAAAGTGCAGTGTTGAAAAAGGCCAGGCCTCGCGCATCATGACAGGCGCTCCTGTGCCAAAAGGCATAGACACCATAGTTAGAGTAGAGGATACCGATTGCAACGACACTGAAGTAAAAATATTTACCGAATGGCCGCGCGAGTCCAACTTAAGAAAAATGGGCGAGAACTTGAAGACCGGCGACACGGTTCTAAAGGCAGGAACCGACATCGGCCCTGCAGAGGTCGGAATACTGGCAATGGTCAAGAAGGCAGAGGTAAAGGTTCATAAAAAGCCAAGAATCGCGATACTCTCGACCGGCGACGAGCTCGAAGCGCTTACCGAGCCCTTTAACGAGAGAAAGATCCCTGATGCCAACAGCTATACCGTTCTATCTCAGCTTCGGGCAGCAGGCGCAGACCCGGAGCTTATCGGTATAGCAAAGGACTCGCCCGAGTCCCTAAGAGAGCACCTTAAAAAGGCCCTTACCTACGATGGCATGGTAGTGTCAGGCGGCGTCTCTGTCGGCCACCACGACTTTGTCAGGCCGACCCTAACGGAGCTTGGCATAGACATGTTATTTTGGAGAGTGGCAATCAGGCCCGGCCACCCGTTTGCCTTCGGCGTGACAAAGGACAATAAACCGGTATTCGCCCTTCCCGGGAACCCGGTATCAAGCATGGTCTGCGCAGAAGAGTTCATCATACCGGCAGTGAGACGCATGACAGGCGCGAAAAAGGCCTTCAGGCGCACTGTAAGGGCCCGCCTTACGCACGAAGTAAAAGATAAAAGAGGCAGGACACACTTCATGCGCGTAAAGCTCGAGAAGACGCCTAACGAGTACCTCGCCACCCTAACCGGCAGCCAGGGCAGCGGCATCCTCATGAGCATGGTCGAGGCAGATGGCCTTATGGTCATGCCAAAGGACGCGGACCACCTGATAAAGGGCTGCATCGTTACAGTACAACTCCTGAACATATACGGCGCGGATTCGTTTCAGGAAATACCAGACATAAACGAATAG
- the mog gene encoding molybdopterin adenylyltransferase has protein sequence MSYDKKLIIGILTVSDRASSKEYEDKGGPAVRAELKSAITSPWDEVYAVIPDERPIIEKTLIDMADEKGCSLIITTGGTGVAPRDVTPDATEAVCDRILPGFGEAMRAESLKKVPTAILSRQTAGVRKSCLIINLPGKPSAIAECLGAVFPAIADCLDLIGAPELITDPSKVKSHRAHKH, from the coding sequence ATGAGTTACGACAAAAAGCTTATAATCGGCATACTTACCGTCTCAGACAGAGCGAGCTCCAAGGAATACGAAGATAAGGGCGGCCCTGCAGTGAGAGCAGAGCTTAAAAGCGCAATAACCTCGCCCTGGGACGAGGTCTACGCCGTAATCCCTGACGAACGCCCTATCATAGAAAAGACCCTCATAGACATGGCAGATGAAAAGGGCTGCTCCCTTATAATCACGACCGGAGGCACGGGGGTGGCGCCAAGAGACGTCACCCCGGACGCTACAGAGGCCGTATGCGACCGTATACTGCCGGGGTTTGGCGAGGCGATGCGTGCAGAGTCTCTAAAGAAGGTGCCCACAGCCATACTATCTCGCCAAACGGCAGGGGTAAGAAAGTCCTGCCTGATAATCAACCTCCCCGGAAAACCCTCGGCAATAGCCGAGTGCCTTGGCGCCGTGTTCCCTGCAATAGCAGACTGCCTCGACTTAATCGGCGCTCCTGAGCTCATAACCGACCCATCCAAGGTCAAATCCCACAGGGCGCACAAGCACTGA
- a CDS encoding DUF2299 family protein, protein MAVETIEEAKSVITKWLNENGHQVRLVEDTNANFHFEIDYPLSSMKRQRVIQPKEYPGLIVLLNGVAIADEHKKKLKELNEDDREKFYASIRKDLIFAENSYDIGNDEDGIAQQVQFSYEFYLDSLNKTNLFKGLLMNHRVLMYFVTVFNDKFGIPEMPENKAPNPAH, encoded by the coding sequence ATGGCAGTAGAAACAATAGAAGAAGCAAAATCAGTAATAACCAAGTGGTTAAACGAGAACGGCCACCAGGTCAGGCTTGTGGAAGACACGAACGCGAACTTCCACTTCGAAATAGACTACCCTCTTAGCAGCATGAAGAGGCAGCGCGTAATACAGCCCAAGGAATACCCGGGCCTCATCGTGCTCTTAAACGGTGTTGCAATAGCCGACGAGCACAAGAAAAAGCTTAAAGAATTGAACGAAGACGACAGAGAGAAGTTCTACGCGTCGATAAGAAAAGACCTTATCTTCGCAGAGAACTCCTACGACATCGGCAACGACGAGGACGGCATAGCCCAGCAGGTACAGTTCTCCTACGAGTTCTATCTCGATAGCTTGAACAAAACCAATCTCTTCAAAGGCCTTCTCATGAACCACCGCGTGCTTATGTACTTCGTCACGGTGTTCAACGATAAGTTCGGCATTCCGGAAATGCCAGAGAACAAGGCCCCAAACCCGGCCCACTAA
- a CDS encoding hemerythrin domain-containing protein has translation MSEQYLSVEYTCKHPSCQVFCKKGEIAIEKSYFEELSAEIPEEGVFKSPNGACRMGFSQPFKAVRVVPMTEEAMQAKAAEAEKASEKDPIARLSAEHQEVLKKLDIIEDQVRLRDVEGLWISTAAVENDIILHSIKKEEEVLFPLVRERIPMGSALIAIMDEDHREFISLLHGFRYALQEDAIEDGLVRSLMINLRNHIRKEDEEFFRFCNDYVSDEEKATMFAVMTKMEGEHKTLEAGDRKAKPLAPLGEDRKVIDAEIRSLKTVSSIGGEEMCCGGH, from the coding sequence ATGTCCGAGCAATATTTAAGCGTTGAATACACCTGTAAGCACCCGTCCTGTCAGGTGTTTTGTAAAAAGGGCGAAATTGCGATAGAAAAGTCGTATTTTGAAGAGCTCTCTGCCGAGATACCGGAGGAGGGTGTGTTCAAGAGCCCAAACGGCGCCTGCAGGATGGGCTTTTCGCAGCCGTTTAAGGCAGTAAGGGTTGTCCCCATGACCGAAGAGGCCATGCAGGCCAAGGCAGCGGAGGCGGAAAAGGCCTCTGAAAAAGACCCCATCGCGCGCCTGTCCGCAGAACACCAGGAAGTGCTAAAAAAGCTCGACATCATAGAAGACCAGGTCAGGCTTCGCGATGTTGAAGGGCTCTGGATATCCACGGCCGCTGTCGAGAACGACATCATCCTCCATTCCATAAAAAAGGAAGAGGAAGTGCTCTTCCCGCTCGTAAGGGAAAGAATCCCCATGGGCTCGGCCCTTATTGCCATAATGGATGAGGATCACAGGGAGTTCATAAGCCTGCTTCACGGCTTCCGCTATGCGCTTCAGGAAGACGCAATCGAGGACGGCCTTGTGAGGTCTCTCATGATTAATCTTCGTAATCACATACGCAAAGAGGACGAAGAGTTCTTCCGTTTCTGTAACGACTACGTAAGCGATGAGGAAAAGGCCACGATGTTCGCGGTAATGACGAAGATGGAAGGCGAACATAAAACCCTCGAGGCCGGCGACAGAAAGGCCAAGCCCCTTGCTCCGCTTGGCGAAGATAGAAAAGTAATCGATGCCGAAATACGCTCGTTAAAGACCGTAAGTTCGATAGGCGGCGAAGAAATGTGCTGCGGAGGCCATTAA